From a region of the Streptacidiphilus albus JL83 genome:
- a CDS encoding chorismate-binding protein — MNRPPAPSAAIARFAGRVATGLLDVTDDPAALDSSGFWAVVADFEGRLTAARFADVRPTGSAAAPAPADPSGWQGPSRDAWHSSLDRDGYTDGVRAIRERIAAGEVYQANLCRVLSAPLPDPALADVDALGTRLAHGNPAPYAGTVRLPAHGVEVATASPELFLERRGDLVSSGPIKGTGRTEADLLDKDYAENVMIVDLVRNDLGRVCRTGSVTVPDLCAVEKHPGLVHLVSTVEGRLRPGAGWPALLDATFPPGSVTGAPKSSALRIIEALETAPRGPYCGAVGWVDADRGEAVLAVGIRTFWLDRTDAAGPTVRFGTGAGITWGSDPEREWDETELKAARLLAVASEPTN, encoded by the coding sequence GTGAACCGTCCCCCCGCCCCCTCGGCCGCGATAGCCCGATTCGCCGGGCGTGTCGCCACCGGACTGCTCGATGTCACCGACGACCCGGCCGCCCTCGACAGCAGCGGCTTCTGGGCCGTGGTCGCCGACTTCGAGGGCCGGCTCACCGCCGCCCGCTTCGCCGACGTCCGTCCGACCGGCTCCGCCGCCGCCCCCGCTCCCGCCGACCCCTCCGGCTGGCAGGGCCCGTCCCGGGACGCCTGGCACAGCTCGCTCGACCGGGACGGCTACACCGACGGCGTCCGCGCCATCCGCGAGCGGATCGCGGCCGGCGAGGTCTACCAGGCCAACCTCTGCCGGGTGCTCAGCGCCCCGCTGCCCGACCCCGCCCTGGCCGACGTGGACGCGCTCGGCACCCGCCTCGCGCACGGCAATCCCGCCCCCTACGCCGGGACCGTCCGGCTGCCGGCGCACGGGGTCGAGGTGGCCACCGCCTCGCCCGAACTCTTCCTGGAGCGGCGCGGGGACCTCGTCTCCTCCGGCCCGATCAAGGGCACCGGCCGGACCGAGGCCGACCTGCTGGACAAGGACTACGCCGAGAACGTGATGATCGTGGACCTGGTCCGCAACGACCTGGGCCGGGTCTGCCGGACCGGCAGCGTCACCGTGCCCGACCTCTGCGCGGTCGAGAAGCACCCGGGCCTGGTCCACCTGGTCTCCACGGTCGAGGGCAGGCTCAGGCCCGGGGCGGGCTGGCCCGCACTGCTGGACGCGACCTTCCCGCCCGGCTCGGTCACCGGCGCCCCCAAGTCCAGTGCCCTGCGCATCATCGAGGCGCTGGAGACCGCGCCGCGCGGCCCCTACTGCGGCGCCGTCGGCTGGGTCGACGCGGACCGGGGCGAGGCGGTGCTCGCGGTCGGCATCCGCACCTTCTGGCTGGACCGGACCGACGCGGCCGGTCCCACCGTCCGCTTCGGCACCGGTGCCGGCATCACCTGGGGCTCCGACCCCGAGCGGGAATGGGACGAGACGGAACTGAAGGCGGCCCGGCTGCTTGCGGTAGCGTCCGAGCCAACCAACTGA
- a CDS encoding aminotransferase class IV produces the protein MRIWVNGALQDSGQAAVSVLDHGITVGDGIFETVKAVEGRPFALGRHLDRLERSARGLGLPAPDRESVRRACAEVLDANPAPLGRLRITYTGGLGPLGSDRGDHGPTLIVALGEVARRPDAAPVVTVPWTRNEHSAVAGLKTTSYAENVVALARAHEYGASEAILGNTAGRLCEGTGSNVFVVLDGRIVTPPLSSGCLAGVTRALVLQWLEAAEEDLPLSVLQRADEVFLTGTLRDVQGVSRVDDRELPGAPGPVTAKVMAVFAERAAAEMEP, from the coding sequence GTGCGGATCTGGGTCAATGGCGCCCTGCAGGACTCCGGGCAGGCCGCCGTCTCCGTCCTCGACCACGGGATCACCGTCGGGGACGGCATCTTCGAGACCGTGAAGGCCGTCGAAGGGCGTCCCTTCGCGCTCGGCCGCCACCTCGACCGGCTGGAGCGCTCCGCGCGCGGCCTCGGTCTGCCCGCGCCCGACCGGGAGTCGGTCCGGCGCGCCTGCGCCGAGGTGCTGGACGCCAACCCGGCGCCGCTCGGCCGACTGCGGATCACCTACACCGGCGGCCTCGGGCCGCTCGGCTCGGACCGGGGCGACCACGGCCCCACCCTGATCGTGGCCCTCGGCGAGGTCGCCCGCCGGCCCGACGCCGCGCCGGTGGTGACCGTGCCCTGGACCCGCAACGAGCACAGCGCCGTCGCCGGGCTGAAGACCACCTCCTACGCCGAGAACGTCGTCGCCCTGGCCCGCGCCCACGAGTACGGCGCCTCCGAGGCGATCCTCGGCAACACCGCCGGACGCCTCTGCGAGGGCACCGGATCCAATGTCTTCGTCGTCCTCGACGGCCGGATCGTCACCCCGCCGCTCAGCTCCGGCTGCCTGGCCGGCGTCACCCGCGCGCTGGTGCTCCAGTGGCTGGAGGCCGCCGAGGAGGACCTGCCGCTGTCGGTGCTGCAGCGGGCCGACGAGGTCTTCCTCACCGGCACCCTGCGCGACGTCCAGGGGGTGTCCCGGGTCGACGACCGCGAACTCCCCGGCGCCCCGGGCCCGGTGACCGCCAAGGTGATGGCCGTCTTCGCCGAGCGGGCCGCCGCCGAGATGGAACCCTGA
- a CDS encoding GNAT family N-acetyltransferase — translation MTTTLRPGAPERSMPDGALARDFAVCVNGRPVGTVAVSASPADGNGRREGRVNQLTINQAERGRGRGTVAALAAEEVLRGWNCHGAYFGLVEDADAPAALRFATALGYTVRARNMVKEMPAEPPALPAGAVAASFDEAEYPAWAVYHTDGYADSLARSGMPPAAARTKADRDFAQLLPEGLHTPATILRRLVVDGATAGTVWVAHSGPPGPDGKPLPWVFDVEVEPGHRGRGHGRTLMLLAERETVAAGLPRLGLNVFADNVPANALYRSLGYEVYLTSLLKDL, via the coding sequence ATGACAACCACGCTGCGCCCCGGCGCTCCTGAGCGGTCCATGCCCGACGGCGCGCTCGCCCGCGACTTCGCCGTCTGCGTCAACGGCCGCCCGGTCGGCACCGTCGCCGTCTCCGCCTCCCCGGCCGACGGGAACGGTCGACGCGAGGGCAGGGTCAATCAGTTGACGATCAATCAGGCCGAGCGCGGTCGCGGCCGGGGCACGGTCGCCGCACTCGCCGCCGAGGAGGTGCTGCGCGGCTGGAACTGCCACGGCGCCTACTTCGGCCTGGTCGAGGACGCCGACGCCCCGGCCGCGCTGCGCTTCGCCACCGCCCTCGGCTACACGGTCCGGGCCCGCAACATGGTGAAGGAGATGCCCGCCGAACCGCCCGCGCTGCCCGCCGGCGCGGTGGCCGCGAGCTTCGACGAGGCCGAGTACCCGGCCTGGGCGGTCTACCACACGGACGGCTACGCGGACTCGCTGGCCAGGTCCGGCATGCCCCCGGCGGCGGCCAGGACCAAGGCCGACCGGGACTTCGCCCAACTGCTCCCCGAGGGGCTGCACACCCCCGCCACCATCCTGCGCCGACTGGTGGTCGACGGTGCCACCGCGGGTACCGTCTGGGTGGCCCACAGCGGCCCGCCCGGCCCCGACGGCAAGCCCCTGCCCTGGGTGTTCGACGTCGAGGTCGAGCCGGGCCACCGGGGCCGGGGCCACGGCCGGACGCTGATGCTGCTCGCCGAGCGCGAGACCGTCGCCGCCGGACTGCCCCGGCTGGGCCTCAACGTCTTCGCCGACAACGTTCCGGCCAACGCCCTCTACCGCTCGCTCGGCTACGAGGTCTACCTCACCTCGCTGCTCAAGGACCTCTGA
- a CDS encoding DsbA family protein, with product MSNSSLFRVEYWCELQCPDCASALDDLRALRAAYGDRLEIQLRHFPLERHKHAFAAAQAAEEAFVQGQGWPYVEAVLARTAELAERGEELLVEVARELGLDAEEMDTALIDGRHMLVVDADQAEGKAIGVTGTPTYVVAGRRLDAGQSQAGIREQITELLGQP from the coding sequence ATGAGCAATAGTTCCCTTTTCCGCGTCGAGTACTGGTGCGAGCTCCAGTGCCCCGACTGCGCATCGGCCCTGGACGACCTCCGGGCGCTGCGCGCCGCCTACGGCGACCGGCTGGAGATCCAGCTGCGGCACTTCCCGCTGGAGCGGCACAAGCACGCCTTCGCCGCGGCCCAGGCCGCCGAGGAGGCCTTCGTCCAGGGCCAGGGCTGGCCGTACGTGGAGGCGGTGCTGGCCAGGACCGCCGAGCTGGCCGAGCGGGGTGAGGAACTGCTGGTGGAGGTGGCCCGGGAGCTCGGCCTCGACGCCGAGGAGATGGACACCGCGCTGATCGACGGGCGGCACATGCTGGTGGTCGACGCCGACCAGGCCGAGGGCAAGGCGATCGGGGTGACCGGGACGCCGACCTATGTGGTCGCGGGTCGGCGGCTGGACGCCGGGCAGTCGCAGGCGGGGATCCGCGAACAGATCACGGAGCTGCTGGGGCAGCCGTAG
- a CDS encoding CGNR zinc finger domain-containing protein — translation MLVTHDTQCALDALVDLLNTAPDVCGHEGLADLAALHGFVARSEIVEVAALTEADLAAVRRVRTELHAIFRAGTPEAAAQQVNALVARAGTTPRLTNHDGHGWHMHYFAPRAALAEHLAAESGMALAFIVVAGERERLRYCEAPDCARVFVDLSRNRSRRYCDSRTCGNRLHVAAYRARQRTMPEQAGPAEPTGQAAGVTALGA, via the coding sequence GTGTTGGTCACCCATGACACCCAGTGCGCACTCGACGCACTGGTGGACCTGCTGAACACCGCGCCGGACGTGTGCGGGCACGAGGGACTGGCGGACCTGGCGGCACTGCACGGCTTCGTGGCGCGGTCCGAGATCGTCGAGGTGGCCGCGCTGACCGAGGCCGATCTGGCGGCGGTCCGGCGGGTCCGCACCGAACTGCACGCGATCTTCCGGGCCGGCACTCCGGAGGCGGCGGCACAGCAGGTGAACGCGCTGGTGGCGCGGGCGGGCACGACCCCCCGGCTGACCAACCACGACGGCCACGGCTGGCACATGCACTACTTCGCCCCCCGGGCGGCGCTGGCCGAGCACCTGGCGGCGGAGTCGGGGATGGCGCTGGCCTTCATCGTGGTCGCCGGCGAGCGGGAGCGGCTCCGCTACTGCGAGGCCCCCGACTGCGCCCGGGTCTTCGTCGACCTGTCCCGCAACCGCTCCCGGCGCTACTGCGACAGCCGGACCTGCGGCAACCGGCTGCACGTGGCCGCGTACCGGGCGCGGCAGCGGACCATGCCGGAGCAGGCCGGTCCGGCCGAGCCGACCGGGCAGGCCGCCGGGGTCACAGCCCTCGGCGCTTGA
- a CDS encoding SsgA family sporulation/cell division regulator — translation MNTTVSCELHLRLIVSSESSLPVPAGLRYDTADPYAVHATFHTGADETVDWVFARDLLAEGLHRPTGTGDVRVWPSRSHGQGVVCIALSSPEGEALLEAPARALESFLKRTDAAVPPGTEHRHFDLDRELSHILAES, via the coding sequence ATGAACACCACGGTCAGTTGCGAGCTGCACCTGCGCCTCATCGTGTCTAGCGAGTCTTCCCTGCCCGTCCCCGCGGGCCTGCGCTACGACACCGCCGACCCCTATGCCGTGCATGCCACCTTCCACACGGGCGCCGACGAAACCGTCGACTGGGTCTTCGCCCGAGACCTCCTCGCGGAGGGGCTGCACCGGCCGACCGGGACCGGCGACGTCCGTGTCTGGCCCTCCCGCAGCCACGGACAAGGCGTCGTCTGCATCGCCCTGAGCTCTCCGGAAGGAGAGGCCCTGCTGGAAGCCCCGGCGCGTGCGCTGGAGTCCTTCCTCAAGCGGACGGATGCCGCGGTTCCCCCCGGTACCGAGCACCGTCACTTCGATCTGGACCGGGAGCTCTCGCACATCCTCGCGGAGAGCTGA
- a CDS encoding exonuclease domain-containing protein: protein MTHWYEGALASFDTETTGVDVEQDRIVTAALVVQQAGGGGVLRQDWAADPGVPIPAGATAVNGLTDEWARSHGRPVGLVVAEVARALAECARQGLPLVVMNAPYDLTLLDRELRRHRGVSLTDVLSGAPLLVLDPRVLDKHLDRYRKGRRRLADLCEHYGVPLEDAHDAAADATAALELTRAIGRRYAERLAGLTPAELHLRQALWHAAQARGLQRWFTDSGSPELVDTAWPLRRQLDQAA, encoded by the coding sequence ATGACTCACTGGTACGAGGGGGCGCTCGCCTCCTTCGACACCGAGACCACCGGTGTCGATGTGGAGCAGGACCGGATCGTGACGGCCGCGCTGGTGGTGCAGCAGGCGGGCGGCGGCGGGGTGCTGCGGCAGGACTGGGCCGCCGATCCGGGAGTGCCGATCCCGGCGGGAGCGACGGCGGTGAACGGCCTGACCGACGAGTGGGCGCGGAGCCACGGGCGACCGGTGGGGCTGGTGGTCGCGGAGGTGGCCCGGGCGCTGGCCGAATGCGCCCGGCAGGGGCTGCCGCTGGTGGTGATGAACGCCCCCTACGATCTGACGCTGCTGGACCGGGAGTTGCGACGGCACCGGGGCGTGTCGCTGACCGACGTCCTGTCCGGCGCGCCGCTGCTGGTGCTGGACCCGCGGGTGCTGGACAAGCACCTGGACCGCTACCGCAAGGGCCGCCGCCGGCTGGCCGACCTGTGCGAGCACTACGGCGTCCCGCTGGAGGACGCCCACGACGCGGCGGCGGACGCGACCGCCGCGCTGGAGCTGACCCGGGCGATCGGCCGCCGCTACGCGGAGCGGCTGGCCGGGCTGACGCCGGCCGAGCTGCACCTGCGGCAGGCGCTCTGGCACGCGGCCCAGGCCCGGGGCCTGCAGCGGTGGTTCACCGACAGCGGTTCGCCGGAGCTGGTCGACACCGCCTGGCCGCTGCGGCGGCAGCTGGACCAGGCGGCCTGA
- a CDS encoding DUF4365 domain-containing protein, translating to MALTQPGPDATPPQWSAAGSGQSMRGQLAVTSCMETLQVGYLHAVAAAAGCALASPFPDNGIDWHVSHGSSAHTVDDEATIKVQLKCTHQIPPNPPGSHFSFTLDNDHLRKLAQSRVAVHKILVVMLVPREIDQWLVAGPDRLELRHCCYWVNLAGQPVTGRRRTNVRIPTGQVFDDRALCAIMARVGAGERP from the coding sequence ATGGCGCTGACACAACCCGGCCCGGACGCCACGCCTCCGCAGTGGAGCGCAGCCGGATCGGGACAATCGATGCGGGGTCAACTCGCGGTCACCTCCTGCATGGAGACGCTCCAGGTGGGATATCTGCACGCGGTCGCCGCGGCGGCGGGCTGCGCGCTCGCCTCGCCCTTCCCGGACAACGGCATCGACTGGCACGTCAGCCACGGCAGTTCCGCGCACACGGTCGACGACGAGGCCACTATCAAGGTTCAACTGAAGTGCACCCACCAGATCCCGCCGAATCCACCCGGAAGCCACTTCAGCTTCACCCTGGACAACGACCACCTGCGGAAGCTCGCCCAGAGCCGGGTCGCCGTGCACAAGATCCTGGTGGTGATGCTGGTCCCGCGGGAGATCGACCAGTGGCTGGTGGCCGGTCCTGACCGGCTTGAGCTGCGGCACTGCTGCTACTGGGTCAACCTCGCCGGTCAACCCGTCACCGGCAGGCGCCGGACGAATGTCCGGATACCGACGGGCCAGGTCTTCGACGACCGCGCGCTGTGCGCCATCATGGCGCGTGTGGGGGCAGGTGAACGACCATGA
- the thrS gene encoding threonine--tRNA ligase, which yields MSDVRVIISREPDREERVVTTGTTAAELFPGERAVIAARVGGELKDLAHVLADGDEVEPVAIDSADGLSILRHSTAHIMAQAVQEIFPEAKLGIGPPVKDGFYYDFDVAKPFTPEDLKAVEKKMTEIIKRGQKFSRRAVTDEAAREELANEPYKLELIGLKGGATSDDGADVEVGGAELTIYDNLDPKSGELCWKDLCRGPHLPSTRIPAFKLMRSAAAYWRGSEKNPMLQRIYGTAWATKDDLKAHLDFLEEAAKRDHRKLGNELDLFSIPDEIGSGLAVFHPKGGIMRRAMEDYSRKRHEEADYEFVYTPHATKGALFEKSGHLDWYADGMYPPMQLDEGVDYYLKPMNCPMHNLIFDARGRSYRELPLRLFEFGTVYRYEKSGVVHGLTRARGFTQDDAHIYCTREQMAEELDSTLTFVLDLLRDYGLTDFYLELSTKDETKFVGSDEAWEEATETLRKAAEKQGLPLTPDPGGAAFYGPKISVQARDAIGRTWQMSTIQLDFNLPERFDLEYTAADGSRQRPVMIHRALFGSIERFFAVLLEHYAGAMPPWLSPVQAVGIPIGDAHVSYLQEFAAEAKAKGLRVDVDASNDRMQKKIRNNQRLKVPFMLIVGDEDMAAGTVSFRYRNGEQKNGVPRDEALAEILDAVERRIQV from the coding sequence GTGTCGGACGTCCGTGTGATCATCAGCCGCGAACCCGATCGGGAAGAGCGCGTGGTGACCACGGGCACTACGGCGGCGGAGCTCTTTCCCGGTGAGCGCGCGGTCATCGCGGCCCGGGTCGGCGGCGAGCTGAAGGACCTGGCCCACGTCCTGGCCGACGGCGACGAGGTCGAGCCGGTCGCGATCGACAGCGCCGACGGCCTGTCGATCCTGCGCCACTCCACCGCCCACATCATGGCCCAGGCCGTGCAGGAGATCTTCCCCGAGGCCAAGCTCGGCATCGGCCCGCCGGTCAAGGACGGCTTCTACTACGACTTCGACGTCGCCAAGCCGTTCACCCCGGAGGACCTCAAGGCCGTCGAGAAGAAGATGACCGAGATCATCAAGCGCGGGCAGAAGTTCTCCCGCCGCGCGGTGACCGACGAGGCCGCCCGCGAGGAGCTGGCGAACGAGCCCTACAAGCTGGAGCTGATCGGCCTCAAGGGCGGCGCGACCAGCGACGACGGCGCGGACGTCGAGGTCGGCGGCGCCGAGCTCACCATCTACGACAACCTGGACCCGAAGAGCGGCGAGCTCTGCTGGAAGGACCTGTGCCGGGGCCCGCACCTGCCCAGCACCCGGATCCCGGCGTTCAAGCTGATGCGCAGCGCCGCCGCCTACTGGCGCGGCAGCGAGAAGAACCCGATGCTGCAGCGCATCTACGGGACCGCCTGGGCGACCAAGGACGACCTCAAGGCGCACCTGGACTTCCTGGAGGAGGCCGCCAAGCGCGACCACCGCAAGCTCGGCAACGAGCTCGACCTCTTCTCGATCCCGGACGAGATCGGCTCGGGCCTCGCGGTCTTCCACCCCAAGGGCGGCATCATGCGCCGCGCCATGGAGGACTACTCGCGGAAGCGGCACGAGGAGGCGGACTACGAGTTCGTCTACACCCCGCACGCGACCAAGGGCGCGCTCTTCGAGAAGTCCGGCCACCTGGACTGGTACGCCGACGGCATGTACCCGCCCATGCAGCTGGACGAGGGCGTGGACTACTACCTCAAGCCCATGAACTGCCCCATGCACAACCTGATCTTCGACGCCCGGGGCCGTTCCTACCGCGAACTGCCGCTGCGGCTCTTCGAGTTCGGCACGGTCTACCGCTACGAGAAGTCCGGCGTGGTGCACGGCCTGACCCGCGCCCGGGGCTTCACCCAGGACGACGCGCACATCTACTGCACCCGCGAGCAGATGGCCGAGGAGCTCGACTCCACTCTGACCTTCGTGCTCGACCTGCTCCGCGACTACGGCCTGACCGACTTCTACCTGGAGCTCTCCACCAAGGACGAGACCAAGTTCGTCGGCTCGGACGAGGCGTGGGAGGAGGCGACCGAGACCCTGCGCAAGGCCGCCGAGAAGCAGGGCCTGCCGCTGACCCCCGACCCGGGCGGCGCGGCCTTCTACGGCCCGAAGATCTCGGTCCAGGCCCGGGACGCCATCGGCCGCACCTGGCAGATGAGCACCATCCAGCTGGACTTCAACCTGCCGGAGCGCTTCGACCTGGAGTACACGGCGGCGGACGGCTCGCGGCAGCGGCCGGTCATGATCCACCGTGCGCTGTTCGGCTCGATCGAGCGCTTCTTCGCGGTGCTGCTGGAGCACTACGCCGGTGCGATGCCGCCGTGGCTCTCGCCGGTCCAGGCCGTCGGCATCCCGATCGGCGACGCCCACGTCTCCTACCTCCAGGAGTTCGCCGCCGAGGCGAAGGCCAAGGGGCTGCGGGTGGACGTGGACGCCTCCAACGACCGGATGCAGAAGAAGATCCGGAACAACCAGCGACTCAAGGTCCCGTTCATGCTGATCGTCGGCGACGAGGACATGGCGGCCGGCACGGTCTCCTTCCGCTACCGCAACGGTGAGCAGAAGAACGGCGTCCCCCGTGACGAAGCGCTGGCCGAGATCCTGGACGCGGTGGAGCGTCGCATTCAGGTCTGA
- a CDS encoding HIT family protein: MLISMTTEPEQQSGVGVPDAFQRLWTPHRMAYIKGENKPTGPEASDGCPFCSIPAMSDEDGLILRRAEHAYAVLNLYPYNSGHLMAVPYRHVADYTELTPEETADVAELTKQAMTALRAASGAHGFNIGLNQGDVAGAGIAAHLHQHVVPRWGGDTNFMPVIGHTRVLPQLLADTRKMLADAWPEDVAR, translated from the coding sequence ATGCTGATCTCCATGACGACGGAGCCGGAGCAGCAGAGCGGAGTTGGCGTCCCGGACGCTTTTCAGCGCCTTTGGACCCCGCACCGGATGGCCTACATCAAGGGCGAGAACAAGCCGACCGGCCCGGAGGCCAGTGACGGCTGTCCGTTCTGTTCGATCCCGGCCATGTCGGACGAGGACGGGCTGATCCTCCGTCGGGCGGAGCACGCCTACGCGGTGCTCAACCTCTACCCGTACAACTCCGGGCACCTGATGGCGGTCCCGTACCGGCACGTCGCGGACTACACCGAGCTGACGCCGGAGGAGACCGCCGACGTCGCCGAGCTGACCAAGCAGGCGATGACCGCGCTGCGGGCGGCCTCCGGGGCGCACGGCTTCAACATCGGCCTGAACCAGGGCGATGTGGCCGGGGCCGGGATCGCCGCACACCTGCACCAGCACGTGGTGCCCCGCTGGGGTGGGGACACCAACTTCATGCCGGTCATCGGCCACACCCGAGTGCTGCCGCAACTCCTGGCGGACACCCGGAAGATGCTCGCGGACGCCTGGCCGGAGGACGTGGCCCGGTAG
- a CDS encoding TetR family transcriptional regulator yields MSHTLGPRQSQKQQTRQSLLDAGMRLLDHQGLSSLGLREVTREAGLTPSGFYRHFPDLPAFGMALVEESFGSLRTLVRAIRAEQAGPDEVIDRSIDLLARYVHEHRANLRFLVRERHGGVRPVRQAIAARIRQFADDLADDLAAQPESAGWDPEDLRVLADLYADHTVTTVAALLEAEGDPEDERRIVATARRQLRLISIGRRHWLDT; encoded by the coding sequence ATGAGCCACACTCTCGGGCCGCGACAGTCCCAGAAGCAGCAGACCCGGCAGTCCCTCCTGGACGCCGGGATGCGACTGCTCGACCACCAAGGCCTCAGCAGCCTGGGCCTGCGCGAGGTCACCCGGGAGGCCGGCCTCACCCCCAGCGGCTTCTACCGGCACTTCCCCGACCTGCCCGCGTTCGGCATGGCCCTGGTCGAGGAGTCCTTCGGCAGCCTGCGCACACTGGTCCGGGCCATCCGCGCCGAGCAGGCCGGACCCGACGAGGTGATCGACCGCAGCATCGACCTGCTCGCCCGGTACGTCCACGAGCACCGCGCCAACCTGCGCTTCCTGGTCCGCGAGCGGCACGGCGGCGTGCGCCCGGTGCGGCAGGCCATCGCCGCCCGGATCCGGCAGTTCGCCGACGACCTCGCCGACGACCTCGCCGCCCAGCCCGAGTCGGCGGGCTGGGACCCGGAGGACCTGCGGGTCCTGGCCGACCTCTACGCGGACCACACGGTCACCACCGTCGCCGCGCTGCTGGAGGCGGAGGGCGACCCGGAGGACGAGCGGCGCATCGTCGCCACCGCCCGTCGGCAGCTGCGGCTGATCAGCATCGGCCGCCGCCACTGGCTGGACACCTGA
- a CDS encoding thiol-disulfide oxidoreductase DCC family protein, which produces MAENLSSPLPPRQPSGSSHQLPPQPVLLFDGDCAFCSSSVRFAERRLDADRWEAVPFQFADLDALAAFTGGLVSPERAEHEVLWITPTGRVYGGAQAAARLLLRTRRPLWSVLGALLTLPLLRQAAAGVYRVVAVNRHRMPGGTAACALPPAARRAAAQPPAA; this is translated from the coding sequence ATGGCCGAAAACCTGTCCTCACCACTGCCCCCGAGGCAGCCGTCCGGGTCGTCCCACCAGCTGCCGCCGCAGCCGGTCCTGCTCTTCGACGGTGACTGCGCCTTCTGCAGCTCCTCCGTCCGGTTCGCGGAGCGCCGTCTCGATGCCGATCGCTGGGAGGCCGTGCCCTTCCAGTTCGCCGACCTGGACGCGCTGGCCGCGTTCACCGGCGGCCTGGTCAGCCCGGAGCGGGCCGAGCACGAGGTGCTCTGGATCACGCCGACCGGCCGGGTCTACGGGGGTGCGCAGGCCGCGGCCAGGCTGCTGCTCCGCACCCGCCGACCGCTGTGGAGCGTGCTGGGCGCGTTGCTCACGCTGCCGCTGCTGCGCCAGGCCGCTGCCGGGGTGTACCGGGTGGTGGCGGTGAACCGGCACCGGATGCCCGGTGGCACGGCGGCCTGCGCGCTGCCGCCGGCCGCCCGCCGGGCCGCCGCCCAGCCGCCGGCGGCCTGA
- the pgsA gene encoding phosphatidylinositol phosphate synthase, with amino-acid sequence MLNKYARAFFTRVLTPFASMLLRAGISPDVVTLVGTAGVCAGALVFFPRGSFFWGTIVITAFVFSDLVDGNMARQAGTSSVWGAFLDSTLDRVADSAVFGGIALWYAGGGNNDLLCAVAVFCLACGQVVSYTKARAESLGLKCDVSGLVERAERLVVTLVAAGLAGLHGFGVPYIEWLLPIALWAIAAGSLVTVFQRILTVRREAAEAAAGGVPE; translated from the coding sequence ATGCTCAACAAATACGCGCGGGCCTTCTTCACCCGGGTCCTCACCCCTTTCGCCTCGATGCTGCTGCGTGCCGGGATCAGCCCGGACGTGGTCACCCTCGTCGGCACGGCCGGCGTCTGCGCCGGCGCCCTGGTCTTCTTCCCCCGGGGCAGCTTCTTCTGGGGCACGATCGTGATCACCGCTTTCGTCTTCTCCGACCTGGTGGACGGCAACATGGCCCGCCAGGCCGGCACGTCGAGCGTGTGGGGCGCGTTCCTGGACTCCACGCTGGACCGGGTCGCCGACTCGGCGGTCTTCGGCGGCATCGCCCTCTGGTACGCGGGCGGCGGCAACAACGACCTGCTGTGCGCGGTCGCGGTCTTCTGCCTCGCCTGCGGCCAGGTGGTCTCCTACACCAAGGCGCGGGCCGAGAGCCTGGGCCTGAAGTGCGACGTGTCCGGGCTGGTGGAGCGGGCCGAGCGGCTGGTGGTGACGCTGGTCGCGGCCGGTCTCGCGGGGCTGCACGGCTTCGGCGTCCCGTACATCGAGTGGCTGCTGCCGATCGCGCTGTGGGCGATCGCCGCCGGTAGCCTGGTCACGGTCTTCCAAAGGATTCTGACGGTCCGTCGGGAGGCGGCCGAGGCCGCGGCGGGGGGAGTGCCCGAGTGA